GGATCAATTTCTTTTTCATACATCTTCCAGTCGGCGGAACCGTCATCCAAAAGAGCAACATAGCTGTCCTGACGACAGAAAAGGTACACACCTGATATAAATCCGATTGGTTGATTATCGGGAACAAAATTTCTTATGTCAGGTATTTCTTTGGAATCCATGTTATTTCTCAATCCGTACTTGGAAGTATTAAACAGGACGTCATTTTTAATATCATCATACTTATTGAAGGTAGATATGCTATATTTTATTTCGCCCTTTTTATTTCTAAGTCCTTCAATTCCACCTAAAGATTCACGTACCTGAGCTATCTGCACACGCATACTGCTTAAAGCGAGTTTTGTTACCGATTTATTTAAAATTTCTCCATTGCCACCTTTAATCAATACAGGCTGTTTATCGTTTTTTGGGACATTAGGATTAAAGTACATCAGTTCGCCTGTTTCCAGTAGGTTACGGCCGTGAATAGGAAAACCATAAAAATAATCTCCCGAATTGGAACCTCTTAAAATGCCGAATTCAGCTGCTCCGGTAGTTGTATTTTCATAACTGAAAATTACAGCTGTACTGTCTTTATTTAACTCAAAAGAGGTTACCTGGAAATTCTGCCGGATTAATGATTCTTTTATAGAATCGACTTTCTTACTAATCCTCAGTTTCTTCGGATCTTCAGTTGAAACCACGACCGGTGGTTTGACAACCGGATCCTTTTTACAGGCATTGAAAAACACTGAAATCAACGCCACCAGGACAAAGCATAATTGAACAACCTTTTTTCGTTCCATAACAATAGGATAGGAGGATGAATTAATGAGATATATTTCTTTAATCAGAGTTGTTAATTTATAATTTGTTACAAAATTAAAGCGAAATTTGTTTTTTTTTAATTCTACCATTTTTTCATGATCTCTGAAGTCATAGCGCTAAAACATCGGCTGTTTGCTGATAATTTGACGTAATATTCAATAGATCATCAAAATTCTTCTCAAAAATCCCAAAATAAGAATTTTCATATTCTGCATCTTTCCAGTGATTATGCCAGTGATAAGCATAGCAACCCGGGAAAAAATCCTTATAGGAATTTATCGATAGCCGATTGGTGAATTGCTGATCAAATTGTTTAAAGAAGCCCGGAAAATCATCAAATGGAGCTTTCTCAGGAGTCACATTTTGCCAAAGCGGATCAAAAAAAAGTGCAAGGAAGAATATTTAGCTTATTCAAAAGAGAGTCTGAATAGTTTAGAATGATCCAGGGCAATACAGTACGCTTTTTACTGCTTTTGTTTAATATATAAGTAGCTATCTCACTTTTGGATTTCAAACTTAATATTGCACTGTTAGCATAAGGTTGAGTTTCCCAGGCATAACAGAATTCGGATTCCAGTAAACTGCTAAAATCTTTAAGAAACATTACGTCCAGATCAAAATAAACACCTCCGTATTTATAAAGGATCAAGAATCTAAAAGCATCTGATCTTTTTGCCAGATTTTCAGGCTCATTGACAAGTTCTTTTTTATTTTTCCAGGGTGTATTTTTTATTTCCTGGTATGGATCATAAATCTTAACTTCAATCAAGTGCAGGATTTCTTTTAGAATTGGGTTCTTTTCATGATTATGGTATCCATTATCAGCATCCAGCCATAAAATGACTCTGCATCTGGTAAGATCTTGCGTACATAAAAAGGATTTAATTGAAAATGCCTGTTTACGTCCAATATTTCCATGCCAGTAGCAATGATAAGTAATCTGTTCTTTATGAGTTTGTATGTGATCAGTAAGAGGCTCTAAGCGGAAATTTATATTTTCTTCCAGAACTTCAAGCGCATAGTTATTATCTGTATAGAGACGACGGTCACTGATATGTTTCCAGTCAAAAACATTTCCGCCGGTTACAGGCATCACTTCATAATCCTTTGCAGGTTTGTTAGAAAGTCCTCTGACAATCTTCTTTATTACTTTAAACATTATCCGCAAAGGTAATAAAATAGCCTTCTAATCGAAATTTCCTGGGATACGTAAAATTTATATAATTAATATTATGTTAAGTACGATATTTCAATATGCCCTCCCGGAGCTGTATTTACTTAGATCAGGTTAATCTCTGCGTACAGGAATTCCTATTATTTGAAGATGTTCATTCCTTCGTTGTAAACAGGACTTTGTATACCCAAAAAGTTTAAAACGCTATGAAACACATTGTTCTGAGACAATATCTGATCAGGCTTAGGCTTGAGTTGTTTTGAATTATCAGATACCCAAACTATAAAAGGAATCTCATACTGTTCTTTAGGTGCAATACTTAAAGGTATTCCATGCATATACAGATTCTTTTCTCCTAAAGATTCTCCATGGTCAGAAACAAAAAGCATTGCACTATTAAACTCTTTTAATTGTTTCAAATCCTCTATTACATTATGAAGGATATAATCTGTATAAATAATGGTATTATCATAAGCATTGATCAGTTCTGTTTGAGAACAGTTTCCTAATTCAACACTATTACAAACGGGTTTAAAAGTCTCAAATCGAGGTGGATATTTTTTACTGTATGTAGGCCCATGGCTTGTACTTGTATGCAGAACTATTAATATCTTATTCTTTTTACTCGCTAATATTTGTTCTTTCAGTCCACTCAAAAGAATTTCATCATAATTGCACCCCTCACCTTTGCAATCTGCTGCCAGATTTTCCCGGGTCTGATAATTTTTAATATGAACTGGTGGTTCTCCCCAGTTTGTAGTTCTCCAGATTACCTCTACATCGTTTCTATAGAGATAATTAGGTAGAATTTCATATAAATCATCAGAACTTGTTGGTTCTAAAATACATTTTACACCAGCAGTGGTATATGTCGCACAGGATGTGGCTTTAAAACTGAATACATTTGGGGTTTTGGAAAGTAGCGGATTCGTATTCTTGCCATATCCGTTTAAAGAAAAGTTCTGGCTTCTTGCCGACTCTCCTATTACTAATACCACAACTGATTTTTTATTATCTTTTATTGTTGCCTTAGGCAATAAAATCTCCTTTTCATTCTTCTGGGACTTGTGAACATAAAACAGAGCAATATTCACTGAATAAGACCAGGGCATTGCAAGCCCTCCTAATGTCTTTGAATTCTTATCAATCCATAACCAGTTACTCGCATTGGCGAAGATTAAAATGGTAATTAATAATAAGGTAAGCGAAGAAGTAACGGAGAACTTTTTAAGTGTCGGGGTTGTAATTTTAGCCTTAATGATATAGATAGCGGGAATTATGCCCAATAAAACGATATACAGAATCAGTTTAAAAGAAAAAAAACTGCTGGACTCCTGATAATTGGTATTGAATATATTACCAATCATACTCTCGTCTATTATCACACTATAAGTATTGATAAAATAAACAGCAATTGAATTAATGATGAAGAATAATACCAATAGAGATTTTCCGGCAAAACGTGACAGAAAAAGTATCAGATAAAAAAGAAGAGAATTGAGTACAAGCATTAGAATTATTAAACTTATAATAATCGTAACCCCGCTTAAACTCTTATGATCTGCCTTATTGAAGACAAAGGTGAAAAATGGAAGATGAAAGAATAAAAAATTAAGAAAACTCATCAACAATGCAAAATCCAGTAATTTTAAATTCTTCTTAAACATGTATTATTATCAATTTTTTAATAATTATTTTATTTTTTGATAACAATGATACGCATTATGAGCAGTAAAATAAAAACAGGATAGTATTTTTTATTATTATGATGTCCGTATGATGATGTATTTATAATACGGTTAAATAGTACTAGCTTTAGTATAAATCATTTATCTAAACCTAATACCTATGAAAAAGCAATTGTTTTTTATCCTGAGCCTTATGGCTGTTTTTTATTCCTGTAAAAAAGAATCATTACCAGCCGGGCAAAATGCTCCGGACGGATCAATGTCCGTCATGTCTGCTAACCAGGCTGTGTCAGGCCCTTATAAGGTCGCTTATTACGCTTTTGATAATGGCGGACCAAGACTGATAGATTTTGCCAGGGAAGCTAATGTTGTCGTCCTGTTTGAAGCTCATGAATGGCGATTTGTTGATAGTGCGAAATATACCGGACATGACTTTATATTTGATAACAAAAATTACAAAACCTATGGGTCTATTATGGCGGATGTCAGGATTTTACAGCGCCGTGGTGTTAAAGTTCTGATGAACGAAGATGACAATTCCGGCTGGAGCAGCAACACTCCTTTTACCGATTATTCGGGCAAAAAGTTTAACAATACGGAGTTTATCAGTATGGCTAAATCTTATATTTTAGATTCGCTGAAATTAGATGGTATTGCACTGGATATTGAACACGGTGCAAAAAACAATGCTCAATATAAAGCACTTTTAACTGGATTGGGACAATATTTTGGCCCTTTATCTAAAAACCCAAACACGCTTTATATTGCAGCAATTTATTCTGGTGCACCTGAAGGCGGTGCTATTGGTAAGGATTTAAATGTAGCTAAATATGTGAATTTTGTTGAAGATATGGGCTATTTTCAGGATAATACCAGCAGATTCAATCAATGGGCTAATGTTATCGGTGCAGGTAAAACGATGATTGGCGTTTCTGCAGAAAGCAATTTCAAGAACCTGACTAAAGATGTTGCAGCAGCAAAATGGCAGCCGGTTAATGGTAAAAAAGCTGGTATCATGGTTTATGCAGCTAATCTGGATTCCACTTATACCAATACCGTATTCAGAGCCTTAGCTCAGTAAAGAATATCGGCAGGATGTTTATCAAAATCAACCTGCCGATATCATTTCTATTATATTGAATAACATTTTAACGAATATATTGCAGGTAATCTAATCGATTGCCGGCAACAGATCAATCAGATTATCTATGATACGATCGGGATTGGCTGATTGAAGCTGCTCAACTGTATGTGCTCCGGTTGTAATACCAATACTAAGGCCGCAACCTGCATTTTGACCTTCCTGAATATCAATGATCGAATCACCAACCTTAACCACCCGGCTTGCATCAGTGATCTGGAAACGCTTCATTGCAAATTCAATCATATCCGGATCAGGTCTGTTCCGCTCAACATCAGAAGCTGTAACCAGTGCATCGAAGTCTACCCCTTCTACCCAGCCCAGTTTTTCCAGGATTGAACTTGCAGTACCCCTATCATAACCTGTATTCAGGACAGCTAAAACATTTCTGTCTTTAAGCGCTGAAAAAAGTGCTATTGCATTTGGCTGTGGCAGGATTTCTTCTTTAGCATAAGCATTGGTAAGGGTTACAATAAATTCGTTATAGATGCTGATAGTTAATTCTTCATCACTGATTCCGGCATAACTCAAAAGTACTGAGCGGATAGCCTGTTTTTTTTCTTTACCTGCACCTTCTGCCAGCACTTCTTCCAGACTGAATTCAAATCCAGCATTATTTATCGCATTTCTAAGTGTTTTGTACACCAGGTTGTTTTCATTTACTGTAGTTCCTGCCATATCAAAAACTACCATTTCAAATTTGTTCTGCATATTATGATCGTATTATTATTGAGTTATATAGTTAAATCCGGATACCTACACGTACCGGTTTTTCCTGTGTTGCGTAACGGAAAGCCTCTTCGACCTCGCCAAGTTCGTATTCTTTTTCTATCAGGGCCTGAAATGGATATTTCTGGTAATTATGCTCTATAAATGAGGTCGCATTTACGAAATCGTCATAGTTATAATTATGAAGACCTTTAATCTGTAAGAGTTTTCTAACAATTTTCTGGGCATCTACCTCTACATGTTTTGCCGGAAATACCGCGCCAATCCAAACGGCTGTTCCACCAAGAGCGAGTGCATCAAGCCCGGCTTTCATTGCTGCAGGATGACCGGTCATATCAAACACGATATCCCCTTCTTCTGCCGGCTGCGATTGATCTGTGTAAAAATCTTCTGTTGTATAAGTTTTATCTGCTCCAAATTTCTCACCCCACATCAGTCTTGAAGTATCAGGGTCAATCAGACTAATCCGGGCTGCTCCTGCTTCCCTGCACATTGCAGCACAAGAAATGCCGAGCAGGCCTGCTCCGAATATAATTACTCTCTGATTCGCTATTTCTCCGGCAACGCGTATAGCTCCGGTTACGGTAGCATGTGCGCAGCTAATCGTTGCTGCCACCTGAAGTGGCATGGCTGCAGAGATTTTAAGGAAAGCCGTATTTGGTCTTAGCACACAATAATCGGCAAGTCCCCCGTTAAAAATATCTTTGCTTGTTGCAAGTGCATGCCCATATTTAAACAGCTGCTCACTTTTCTGTGGCATATCTTCACGGGGCGGTTTGGTCCCTTCCGGCACAGCAAAAATAGACCATATCACCCTGTCTCCTATCTCCACAGGTTTACCGCTGAAATCAAAATGAGATTTACCAGGCACGAGCGAAAATATCTCACCCACAATTTCATGACCAAGTACTACCTGATCAGGTTCGGAACGATGTCCGCAATAAGTATGTATATCACTGCCGCAAATGGTTGTATACAGATTTTTTATAATGATTTCTTCGTCTGCAGACTCAGGCAAATCATACTTCGATATACTAAAAGGCTTACCTGGCCCACTAAATAGTACAGCCCGTCCTTTGGGGTGTATGGGTTGTTGATTTTTCATTTTTTAACTTGTATTTAAAATAGAAATAACAGGAAACAGTGAGCAGAATTCCAATCCCGGCCATGCCTGTGCTGGCTTTCAGAAAAATGGATAATATAGAAGCTGAATCTGGCGACAGATATCTGGCCAGCATTAAAATAATGTATCCGGTATAACCTACAGAATCTGCGATGTACATCAAAAAACCTACGTTTGCTTTTTCCCGGGTTATGGCAATAAGCCGCTCAAAAACAATCGCATGGATGGCTACATAGGGCAGATAAACACCCAAACCTATAAGTACCATCGCCGTAAAGGCTTCGATATTTCCATTAATCAGGCCATATACTGCCATAATTAAAATAATCAATCCGGTAAGGCTAATAAAAAGGGATAAGTAAAATGCGCTTTTGTGCCTGGTTATAAAGGCAACCAGACCTATAATAAGCAATACTCCAAAAGAGACCAGTAGTTCAGACTGTGTAAAAAGTTCTGGTGTCTGATGATAGCCTAAGCCAGTCCAGATTTCAACGGCGAAATCTGCCCGCAGGCTGCGTAAAAGCGTAGTAAAAAGGTAAACCAGCACTATACCGATAATACCTGGCGCATACTTATTGAAAAACCCCCATCTATCTTTTCCCGTCATAGGCGGTCTTTCAGATCTTTCCTGAATATCAAGCTGATTTGGTGCCGGGATACAAGCGAGCATACCGATAAAAAGAAGTGTGGGTACAAGAAATATCAATCCGGCAAAAAAGGGCATCCATAACTCGTTCAGGCCATGATCCAGTAAGAAGGTACCTATTGATTTTGAAACACCATCTGACACAATAAAACTTGCACAAAGACCTGCTACCAGGAATTCTGTATGTTTACGCCCTTCTACAAAGCCAAGCACTAAACCGAAAATTACGCCTAAAGGCAAGCCATTCAGAAAAAGGAAAATTACGTTCCATGGGGCCGGTACACTACCAAAGAGTAAAAGCATACACTCTGCAAAGCCAATCAAAATGAGGATGGCCCTGATACGGTAAGCAGGCTTGATTTCTGATACAAATTTTATCCCTACCCATTTTGCCATGACATAACCCAATGTTTGAGAGATAATCAGAAGCGATTTAAAGTCGAGGTCAAAAAAAGAGAAACCTTGATAAGTTGCCGCAGTATATGGCTTGCGAAAACCATACATACAAAAATAGGTACCAAAAGCAGCTACAAGAGCCCATAAAGGATGGGCAAATATTCTATTGAACTTTCGGTTTTTCATATAGCATCAGTTCTTAAACATTGTTTAGTAAAACTAAACAATGTTTGCCATGTATACATATCCGATATATTAAATATATGTTAATTTTTTATTCACTGAATAGTGATGAAGAGGAAGATAGACTGTTTGTTATACAGTTTAATAATGTCGATTGATCTTAAATTGCATTAAATCAAACGTTTGCGCAGCGTTTTTCCTTCTCTCTGAAGGGGAAAATTAATAAATTAATATGATAGTGTAATCAGCTTTGAAATTGATTTTGGAATCCGGAATACCTACAAAACAAATATTTAAACAATCTAAACCTAAGAAAAATGAAAAAGAACCTATTGCTCCTTGCCGTTCTGGCAATCGCAGGTCTGTGTGCCTGCCAAAAATCTGCAATATTACCAGTTACTAACAAAGAAACAGCAGGAAGTGCTGGTGTGCAGAGCGCTACCCAGACCAATATTTTTAATGTCACAGAAAAAATAAATGCGTCAGCT
This portion of the Pedobacter lusitanus genome encodes:
- a CDS encoding glycosyltransferase, coding for MFKVIKKIVRGLSNKPAKDYEVMPVTGGNVFDWKHISDRRLYTDNNYALEVLEENINFRLEPLTDHIQTHKEQITYHCYWHGNIGRKQAFSIKSFLCTQDLTRCRVILWLDADNGYHNHEKNPILKEILHLIEVKIYDPYQEIKNTPWKNKKELVNEPENLAKRSDAFRFLILYKYGGVYFDLDVMFLKDFSSLLESEFCYAWETQPYANSAILSLKSKSEIATYILNKSSKKRTVLPWIILNYSDSLLNKLNILPCTFF
- the eptA gene encoding phosphoethanolamine--lipid A transferase EptA: MFKKNLKLLDFALLMSFLNFLFFHLPFFTFVFNKADHKSLSGVTIIISLIILMLVLNSLLFYLILFLSRFAGKSLLVLFFIINSIAVYFINTYSVIIDESMIGNIFNTNYQESSSFFSFKLILYIVLLGIIPAIYIIKAKITTPTLKKFSVTSSLTLLLITILIFANASNWLWIDKNSKTLGGLAMPWSYSVNIALFYVHKSQKNEKEILLPKATIKDNKKSVVVLVIGESARSQNFSLNGYGKNTNPLLSKTPNVFSFKATSCATYTTAGVKCILEPTSSDDLYEILPNYLYRNDVEVIWRTTNWGEPPVHIKNYQTRENLAADCKGEGCNYDEILLSGLKEQILASKKNKILIVLHTSTSHGPTYSKKYPPRFETFKPVCNSVELGNCSQTELINAYDNTIIYTDYILHNVIEDLKQLKEFNSAMLFVSDHGESLGEKNLYMHGIPLSIAPKEQYEIPFIVWVSDNSKQLKPKPDQILSQNNVFHSVLNFLGIQSPVYNEGMNIFK
- a CDS encoding EndoS/ChiA family endoglycosidase, which encodes MKKQLFFILSLMAVFYSCKKESLPAGQNAPDGSMSVMSANQAVSGPYKVAYYAFDNGGPRLIDFAREANVVVLFEAHEWRFVDSAKYTGHDFIFDNKNYKTYGSIMADVRILQRRGVKVLMNEDDNSGWSSNTPFTDYSGKKFNNTEFISMAKSYILDSLKLDGIALDIEHGAKNNAQYKALLTGLGQYFGPLSKNPNTLYIAAIYSGAPEGGAIGKDLNVAKYVNFVEDMGYFQDNTSRFNQWANVIGAGKTMIGVSAESNFKNLTKDVAAAKWQPVNGKKAGIMVYAANLDSTYTNTVFRALAQ
- a CDS encoding HAD hydrolase-like protein, coding for MQNKFEMVVFDMAGTTVNENNLVYKTLRNAINNAGFEFSLEEVLAEGAGKEKKQAIRSVLLSYAGISDEELTISIYNEFIVTLTNAYAKEEILPQPNAIALFSALKDRNVLAVLNTGYDRGTASSILEKLGWVEGVDFDALVTASDVERNRPDPDMIEFAMKRFQITDASRVVKVGDSIIDIQEGQNAGCGLSIGITTGAHTVEQLQSANPDRIIDNLIDLLPAID
- a CDS encoding zinc-binding dehydrogenase; amino-acid sequence: MKNQQPIHPKGRAVLFSGPGKPFSISKYDLPESADEEIIIKNLYTTICGSDIHTYCGHRSEPDQVVLGHEIVGEIFSLVPGKSHFDFSGKPVEIGDRVIWSIFAVPEGTKPPREDMPQKSEQLFKYGHALATSKDIFNGGLADYCVLRPNTAFLKISAAMPLQVAATISCAHATVTGAIRVAGEIANQRVIIFGAGLLGISCAAMCREAGAARISLIDPDTSRLMWGEKFGADKTYTTEDFYTDQSQPAEEGDIVFDMTGHPAAMKAGLDALALGGTAVWIGAVFPAKHVEVDAQKIVRKLLQIKGLHNYNYDDFVNATSFIEHNYQKYPFQALIEKEYELGEVEEAFRYATQEKPVRVGIRI
- a CDS encoding DUF5690 family protein, yielding MKNRKFNRIFAHPLWALVAAFGTYFCMYGFRKPYTAATYQGFSFFDLDFKSLLIISQTLGYVMAKWVGIKFVSEIKPAYRIRAILILIGFAECMLLLFGSVPAPWNVIFLFLNGLPLGVIFGLVLGFVEGRKHTEFLVAGLCASFIVSDGVSKSIGTFLLDHGLNELWMPFFAGLIFLVPTLLFIGMLACIPAPNQLDIQERSERPPMTGKDRWGFFNKYAPGIIGIVLVYLFTTLLRSLRADFAVEIWTGLGYHQTPELFTQSELLVSFGVLLIIGLVAFITRHKSAFYLSLFISLTGLIILIMAVYGLINGNIEAFTAMVLIGLGVYLPYVAIHAIVFERLIAITREKANVGFLMYIADSVGYTGYIILMLARYLSPDSASILSIFLKASTGMAGIGILLTVSCYFYFKYKLKNEKSTTHTPQRTGCTI